A region from the Phaenicophaeus curvirostris isolate KB17595 chromosome 3, BPBGC_Pcur_1.0, whole genome shotgun sequence genome encodes:
- the FIGNL1 gene encoding fidgetin-like protein 1, with the protein METPTHSTAHLNDWQKSYFAITSGTCTPGQKADEYRAKILRIQYAWANSEISQVCAANLFKKYAEKYSAIIDSDNIETGLNNYAENILTLAKCQRNDSDKWQSALTTDNVFELKCVQKRMQAGKNFQSSQMAPTDACVRADKGVSASAAPGLPKLSISSSAGETKLCAGSAKCASQGPDLLEHPSSSKCLQSSVPPETKTSEALPASSDFLNEQVHTGFQATPLFGIKEVASSSFLKMPSNSCDGQNLSPSNQSAVAAWSASAGKRKAFYSLADEGSTVIPSPPSCQTSISTETSSFSGCRNRNQESSVPGFKTAKEQLWVDQQKKSQNLPQRASVLSYGGVKKSLGAGRSRGPFGKFVPPVPKQDGNENGGAQYKPHVRGSADSLLPVDERLKNIEPKMVELIMHEIMDHGPPVNWDDIAGVEFAKATIKEIVVWPMLRPDIFTGLRGPPKGILLFGPPGTGKTLIGKCIACQSGATFFSISASSLTSKWVGEGEKMVRALFAVARCQQPAVIFIDEIDSLLSQRGDGEHESSRRIKTEFLVQLDGAATSSEDRILVVGATNRPQEIDEAARRRLVKRLYIPLPEASARKQIVTRLMSKEHCCLNEEEIELIVKKSEGFSGADMTQLCREASLGPIRSLQSMDIATIMPDQVRPIAFLDFENAFRTVRPSVSSKDLELYETWNQTFGCGR; encoded by the coding sequence ATGGAAACCCCCACCCACAGCACCGCGCACCTGAACGACTGGCAGAAAAGTTACTTTGCGATTACCTCTGGCACCTGCACACCCGGACAGAAGGCAGATGAATACCGTGCCAAAATCCTGCGTATTCAGTATGCATGGGCAAACTCTGAGATCTCTCAGGTCTGTGCTGCCAACCTATTTAAGAAGTACGCAGAGAAATACTCTGCAATTATTGACTCTGACAACATAGAGACTGGCTTGAATAACTATGCCGAAAACATTTTGACTTTGGCAAAGTGTCAGCGAAATGACAGTGACAAGTGGCAATCTGCCTTGACAACAGATAATGTATTTGAATTAAAGTGTGTGCAAAAGAGGATGCAGGCTGGCAAAAATTTCCAGAGCTCTCAGATGGCACCAACAGATGCCTGCGTACGAGCTGATAAAGGGGTCAGTGCCTCTGCTGCTCCAGGTCTTCCTAAACTCAGTATCTCCAGCAGTGCTGGGGAGACTAAGCTCTGTGCTGGCTCTGCAAAATGTGCAAGTCAGGGACCAGATCTCCTTGAGCATCCCTCATCCTCAAAGTGTCTTCAAAGCAGCGTGCCTCCTGAGACCAAAACTTCAGAGGCACTTCCTGCCTCTTCAGACTTCTTAAACGAACAGGTTCATACAGGTTTCCAGGCAACTCCACTATTTGGAATTAAAGAAGTGGCGAGTAGTAGTTTTCTGAAAATGCCAAGTAACTCTTGTGATGGACAAAATTTGTCTCCTTCCAATCAGTCAGCTGTAGCTGCGTGGTCTGCAagtgctgggaaaagaaaagcattttatagTCTGGCTGATGAAGGCAGCACAGTGATTCCAAGCCCTCCTTCATGCCAGACTTCCATTAGTACAGAAACCAGTAGTTTTTCAGGATGTAGAAACAGAAATCAAGAGAGTAGCGTTCCTGGTTTTAAAACTGCAAAAGAACAACTGTGGGTGGATCAGCAAAAGAAATCTCAAAACCTACCTCAGCGTGCATCGGTCTTATCATATGGAGGTGTAAAGAAATCACTGGGTGCAGGCAGATCTCGGGGTCCATTTGGCAAGTTTGTTCCTCCAGTTCCAAAACaagatggaaatgaaaatgGAGGGGCACAGTATAAACCTCATGTAAGAGGATCAGCAGATTCATTGTTACCTGTAGATGAACGACTGAAAAACATCGAACCAAAAATGGTTGAACTCATTATGCATGAGATCATGGACCATGGGCCTCCTGTCAACTGGGATGACATTGCCGGAGTTGAATTTGCTAAAGCTACTATAAAAGAAATTGTAGTCTGGCCTATGCTGAGACCAGACATCTTCACTGGGCTGCGCGGTCCTCCTAAAGGAATCCTTCTCTTTGGCCCCCCTGGGACTGGCAAGACTCTTATAGGCAAGTGCATTGCATGCCAGTCTGGAGCAACTTTTTTTAGCATCAGTGCCTCTTCTCTGACTTCCAAGTGGGTGGGCGAGGGGGAGAAGATGGTCCGTGCACTGTTTGCTGTGGCACGATGTCAACAGCCAGCAGTGATTTTCATTGATGAAATTGATTCTCTGTTGTCTCAGCGTGGAGATGGGGAGCACGAGTCGTCAAGAAGGataaaaactgaatttctgGTCCAGTTAGATGGGGCAGCAACCTCCTCTGAAGATCGTATTCTAGTGGTTGGAGCAACAAATCGACCCCAAGAAATTGATGAAGCTGCCCGAAGGAGACTAGTGAAGCGACTGTACATTCCTCTTCCAGAAGCCTCAGCTAGGAAGCAGATTGTCACCCGCTTGATGTCAAAGGAACACTGCTGTCTAAATGAAGAGGAAATTGAACTCATAGTTAAGAAATCTGAGGGGTTTTCTGGGGCAGACATGACACAGCTCTGTCGAGAAGCTTCTCTGGGCCCCATCCGCAGCCTTCAGTCCATGGACATTGCAACCATCATGCCAGATCAAGTACGGCCTATTGCTTTTCTGGACTTTGAGAATGCCTTCAGAACCGTGCGGCCCAGTGTTTCCTCAAAGGACCTGGAACTGTATGAAACCTGGAACCAGACATTTGGCTGTGGTAGATGA